The following are from one region of the Thermococcus cleftensis genome:
- the purL gene encoding phosphoribosylformylglycinamidine synthase subunit PurL encodes MFPHEEKLIRERLGRELNELEWAMLEVMWSEHASYKSSRPWLKLLPTENEHVILGPGEDAGIIRFDDETWIAVGIESHNHPSAVEPYGGATTGVGGIVRDILCMGARPIALLDPIRFGPLEKERNRYLFEHVVKGIADYGNRIGVPTVGGETEFDESLDNYTLVNVACVGIMRPEHLVHSYVTESGLKLILVGNRTGRDGIHGVTFASEELGENAEEEDRSAVQIPDPFTEKLLIEATLEAVYTGKVKALKDLGGGGLTCAASEMAGKKGFGAVIYADRVPLREPGMSVTEVMISESQERMLFAVSEADVDALGKIFEKYGLEWTVVGEVVEEPRFIIYWKGEKVADMPIELLTNVPTIEWEMKPYSIEKPAETPDVPFERAFNLVWSSPNVLSKRWVWEQYDHEVQGRTVLKPGRDAAVLKLNDEYGLAFVADGSPNHSRLNPYQGAMGAVAEVVRNLVGVGAEPLALVDNLNFASPERPDVYWSFAETVRGLADAAKAFGLAYVSGNVSFYNEIVNRPIKPTPVVAGLGKVKLEEIPEMGLEEGLLIAVVGFTRPELGGSELYRVFGVEGGFAPRVNLKVERANAEGILKAIRKGLVRAVHDVSRGGIAVALAEMALSGNTGFTADLSKVPTETSNPIEVAFSESHSRYIVAFPEENLDALNAIFRDFAVIGRAGGKEAAFLWDGRELLRKPLEELRAIHESLPKLLGEEE; translated from the coding sequence ATGTTCCCCCACGAGGAGAAGCTCATCCGTGAGAGGCTTGGGAGAGAGCTTAACGAGCTCGAATGGGCTATGCTCGAAGTTATGTGGAGTGAGCATGCCTCATACAAGTCGAGCAGGCCGTGGCTGAAGCTCCTGCCGACCGAGAACGAGCACGTGATTCTGGGCCCCGGTGAGGACGCTGGAATAATCAGGTTTGACGATGAGACCTGGATAGCGGTTGGAATCGAGAGCCACAACCACCCCTCAGCTGTGGAGCCCTACGGTGGAGCGACGACGGGCGTCGGTGGAATCGTCAGGGACATACTCTGTATGGGTGCAAGGCCGATAGCTTTGCTTGACCCGATACGCTTCGGACCATTGGAAAAGGAGCGGAACCGGTATCTCTTTGAGCACGTCGTCAAGGGCATAGCCGACTACGGCAACAGGATAGGTGTCCCGACGGTCGGAGGAGAAACCGAGTTCGATGAGAGCCTCGATAATTACACCCTCGTCAACGTTGCCTGCGTTGGGATTATGAGGCCCGAGCACCTCGTCCACAGCTACGTCACCGAGTCCGGTCTCAAACTCATCCTTGTCGGTAACAGAACCGGGAGGGACGGGATTCACGGCGTCACCTTCGCCAGCGAGGAGCTGGGCGAGAACGCGGAGGAGGAAGACCGCTCCGCGGTGCAGATTCCCGACCCCTTCACGGAGAAGCTCCTAATCGAGGCGACGCTCGAAGCGGTTTACACTGGTAAAGTGAAGGCTCTAAAAGACCTTGGCGGTGGCGGTTTAACCTGCGCCGCCTCCGAGATGGCAGGGAAGAAGGGCTTCGGCGCGGTAATCTACGCCGACAGAGTTCCCCTCCGCGAGCCGGGGATGAGCGTTACCGAGGTAATGATTTCCGAAAGCCAGGAGAGAATGCTCTTCGCGGTTAGTGAAGCCGACGTCGATGCCCTCGGAAAGATTTTCGAGAAGTACGGCCTTGAGTGGACGGTTGTTGGGGAGGTCGTTGAGGAGCCTCGCTTTATCATCTACTGGAAGGGCGAGAAGGTCGCTGACATGCCCATCGAGCTCCTAACGAACGTTCCAACGATAGAGTGGGAGATGAAGCCCTACAGCATCGAAAAGCCTGCTGAGACGCCTGACGTCCCCTTCGAGAGGGCCTTCAACCTCGTCTGGAGCAGTCCGAACGTCCTGAGCAAGCGCTGGGTCTGGGAGCAGTACGACCACGAGGTTCAGGGGAGGACCGTCCTCAAGCCCGGGAGAGACGCCGCCGTCCTGAAGCTCAACGACGAGTACGGCCTGGCCTTCGTTGCCGACGGAAGTCCAAACCACAGCCGCCTCAACCCCTACCAAGGTGCGATGGGTGCCGTCGCTGAAGTCGTCAGGAACCTCGTGGGCGTTGGAGCTGAACCCTTGGCCTTGGTGGACAACCTCAACTTTGCCTCGCCCGAGAGGCCCGATGTTTACTGGAGCTTCGCCGAGACGGTGAGGGGGCTGGCCGACGCTGCCAAGGCCTTTGGCCTGGCGTACGTCAGCGGCAACGTCAGCTTCTACAACGAGATCGTTAACAGGCCGATAAAGCCGACCCCCGTCGTTGCCGGCCTCGGGAAGGTAAAGCTTGAGGAAATTCCGGAGATGGGGCTGGAAGAGGGCCTGCTCATCGCGGTGGTCGGCTTCACAAGGCCTGAACTCGGCGGTTCAGAACTTTACAGGGTCTTTGGAGTCGAGGGCGGCTTTGCCCCCCGTGTAAACCTTAAGGTGGAGAGGGCCAACGCCGAGGGGATTCTGAAGGCTATACGGAAGGGTCTCGTTAGGGCGGTGCACGATGTGAGCAGGGGAGGAATAGCAGTGGCGCTCGCTGAGATGGCCCTATCTGGAAACACGGGCTTCACGGCAGACCTCTCAAAGGTTCCCACCGAAACTTCTAACCCAATCGAGGTCGCCTTCAGCGAGAGCCACTCCCGCTATATCGTGGCCTTCCCGGAGGAGAACCTCGATGCACTTAATGCCATCTTCAGGGACTTCGCCGTCATCGGAAGGGCCGGCGGAAAGGAGGCGGCCTTCCTCTGGGACGGAAGGGAGCTCCTCCGGAAGCCCCTCGAAGAGCTCAGGGCAATCCATGAGTCCCTGCCAAAGCTTCTGGGTGAGGAGGAATGA
- the purQ gene encoding phosphoribosylformylglycinamidine synthase I, producing the protein MVKFAVIVFPGTNCDFETERAIRRAGAEAERVWYRANLRDFDGIVLPGGFSYADYLRAGAIAARQEIMEEVKEFAREGRPVLGICNGFQILTETGLLPGALRPNRIPRFLCRWVHLRVEDTETPFTTLYEPGEVIRMPIAHAEGNYYVDDPSKVRIVFQYSDEKGNVTEKANPNGSVLNIAAIANEMGNVLGTMPHPERASDRFLGSEDGLRLFRSMVEWARR; encoded by the coding sequence ATGGTTAAGTTCGCGGTCATCGTCTTCCCCGGAACAAACTGCGACTTCGAGACGGAGAGGGCCATAAGGAGGGCCGGTGCAGAGGCCGAGCGCGTCTGGTACAGAGCTAATCTCAGGGACTTCGACGGCATCGTTCTCCCAGGGGGATTCAGCTACGCCGACTACCTTAGGGCCGGAGCGATAGCGGCGAGGCAGGAGATAATGGAAGAGGTTAAGGAGTTCGCCCGCGAGGGGAGGCCCGTTCTTGGGATATGCAACGGCTTTCAAATCCTTACCGAGACCGGTCTCCTTCCGGGGGCGCTGAGGCCGAACAGGATACCGCGCTTCCTCTGCAGATGGGTGCACCTCCGCGTTGAAGACACTGAAACGCCCTTTACTACCCTTTACGAGCCCGGCGAGGTTATCAGAATGCCGATAGCCCACGCGGAGGGCAACTACTACGTAGACGACCCCTCTAAGGTCAGAATCGTCTTCCAGTACAGCGACGAAAAGGGCAACGTAACCGAAAAAGCGAACCCAAACGGCTCGGTTCTGAACATAGCCGCCATAGCCAACGAGATGGGCAACGTCCTCGGAACCATGCCCCACCCGGAGCGCGCGAGCGACCGCTTTCTGGGTAGCGAGGACGGCCTGAGGCTCTTCAGGAGCATGGTGGAGTGGGCGAGGAGGTGA
- the purS gene encoding phosphoribosylformylglycinamidine synthase subunit PurS has protein sequence MKWKVTVIVRLKEGLNDPEGRVIGNALRNLGYAVENLRVPKYFEFELESEKPEREVEEMCRKLLANPLIHNYEYSIEPVS, from the coding sequence ATGAAGTGGAAGGTTACCGTCATCGTTCGCCTCAAGGAAGGCCTCAACGACCCGGAAGGAAGGGTCATAGGAAACGCCCTCAGGAACCTCGGCTACGCGGTGGAGAACCTTCGCGTTCCCAAGTACTTCGAGTTCGAGCTGGAGAGCGAGAAGCCTGAGCGAGAGGTCGAGGAGATGTGCAGAAAGCTCCTTGCCAACCCGCTGATCCACAACTACGAGTACAGCATCGAACCGGTGAGCTGA
- a CDS encoding formate--phosphoribosylaminoimidazolecarboxamide ligase family protein has protein sequence MISREEILGVLERYDPEKITVGVLGSHSALDIADGAKEEGLPVLVVAQRGRHRTYAEYFKLRKTKDGLTKGFIDEVMVLEKFAQIIDVQEELVRRNVIFVPNRSFVVYTGIDRVENDFRVPLFGSRNLLRSEERSEEKSYYWLLEKAGLPYPEPVSPEESDEVGLVIVKLPHAKKRLERGFFTAASYKEFREKAERLIRLGVITEEDLVRARIERYIIGPVFNFDFFYSPIDGEIELLGIDWRFETSLDGHVRLPASQQLTLPEHQFEPEYTVTGHASSTLRESLLEKVFDMAERYVRATQEYYPPGIIGPFTLQTAVDKDLNFYIYDVAPRTGGGTNIHMAMGHPYGNALWRKPMSTGRRIALEIKRAVELDELEKVVT, from the coding sequence ATGATAAGCCGTGAGGAAATTTTAGGAGTCCTTGAGAGGTACGACCCTGAGAAGATAACCGTCGGCGTCCTCGGAAGCCACTCCGCGCTGGACATAGCCGATGGAGCAAAGGAGGAGGGCCTTCCAGTTTTAGTTGTCGCCCAGAGGGGCAGGCACAGGACCTATGCGGAGTACTTCAAGCTGAGGAAGACGAAGGACGGTTTAACCAAGGGCTTCATTGACGAGGTTATGGTCCTTGAGAAGTTTGCCCAAATCATTGACGTCCAGGAGGAGCTGGTAAGGAGGAACGTAATCTTTGTGCCAAACCGCTCCTTCGTGGTCTACACGGGCATAGACAGGGTGGAGAACGACTTCCGCGTTCCGCTCTTCGGGAGCAGGAACCTGCTTCGGAGCGAGGAGAGGAGCGAGGAGAAGAGCTACTACTGGCTCCTTGAGAAGGCCGGTCTTCCCTACCCGGAGCCCGTTAGCCCAGAAGAGAGTGATGAGGTCGGCCTAGTCATCGTCAAGCTGCCGCACGCAAAGAAGAGGCTTGAGCGCGGCTTCTTCACGGCGGCAAGCTACAAGGAGTTCCGCGAGAAGGCGGAGAGGCTCATCAGGCTCGGCGTAATCACCGAGGAGGACCTCGTGAGGGCCAGAATCGAGCGCTACATCATAGGCCCGGTCTTCAACTTCGACTTCTTCTACTCGCCGATAGATGGGGAGATTGAGCTTTTGGGAATCGACTGGCGCTTCGAGACGAGCCTGGACGGCCACGTGAGGCTTCCGGCGAGCCAGCAGCTGACCCTGCCAGAGCACCAGTTCGAGCCGGAATACACCGTGACGGGCCACGCTTCCTCAACGCTCCGTGAGAGCCTTCTTGAGAAGGTCTTCGACATGGCCGAGCGCTACGTCAGGGCGACGCAGGAGTACTATCCACCCGGAATAATCGGGCCCTTTACGCTCCAGACGGCCGTTGACAAGGATCTCAACTTCTACATCTACGATGTAGCGCCGAGGACGGGCGGTGGAACCAACATCCACATGGCGATGGGTCACCCCTATGGTAACGCCCTCTGGAGGAAGCCGATGAGCACCGGAAGGAGGATTGCCCTGGAGATAAAGCGCGCGGTTGAGCTGGACGAGCTTGAGAAGGTGGTAACGTGA
- the purD gene encoding phosphoribosylamine--glycine ligase, giving the protein MKVLLVGGGGRENAIGEALVRDGAELYVVSKHRNPGLTRLAKGYGLAKETDVERVLAYAGKFGVELAFIGPEAPLERGIVDMLEENGIPAVGPSREAARLETDKAFARAFMERNEIPGRKAFRVFTDVTEMRSWIDDFGKPVVVKPIGLTGGKGVKVVGYQLRDNEEAKAYAEVLIRKDGRVLIEERTDGVEFTFQVFTDGKKVIPMPLAQDYPHAYEDDKGPITGGMGSYSCANGLLPFVTREDYEKALETLKATVEAMRKNGTPYKGILYGQFMLSKDGPVLIEYNARFGDPEAMNVLPLLRTSLLEIAEGIVDGNLRKAEFENKATVVKYLAPRGYPTNPVKGVKVGVDEEAVVKSGARLYYASIDENFTLLGSRAIAVVGIAESLDEAESIAQNAIGHVRGELFYRRDVGTWRSVEKRIRVMRELGKDFEPNLC; this is encoded by the coding sequence ATGAAGGTTCTGCTCGTTGGAGGCGGCGGTAGGGAAAACGCCATAGGTGAGGCCCTCGTAAGGGACGGTGCGGAACTTTACGTGGTTTCAAAGCACAGGAACCCCGGCCTCACTAGGCTCGCGAAGGGCTACGGTTTAGCCAAGGAAACGGACGTCGAGAGGGTTCTCGCCTATGCTGGAAAGTTTGGCGTCGAGCTGGCCTTCATCGGCCCGGAGGCACCACTTGAGAGGGGCATCGTTGATATGCTCGAAGAGAACGGGATTCCAGCGGTCGGCCCGAGCAGGGAGGCGGCGAGGCTCGAAACCGACAAGGCCTTCGCGAGGGCCTTCATGGAGCGCAACGAGATTCCGGGAAGGAAGGCCTTCAGGGTTTTCACAGACGTTACCGAGATGCGCTCGTGGATAGATGACTTCGGGAAGCCGGTCGTGGTGAAGCCAATCGGCCTCACCGGCGGAAAGGGCGTCAAAGTTGTGGGCTACCAGCTGAGGGACAACGAGGAGGCCAAAGCCTACGCCGAGGTGCTGATTAGGAAGGACGGTAGGGTTCTCATCGAGGAGCGCACCGACGGCGTCGAGTTCACCTTCCAGGTCTTTACGGACGGAAAGAAAGTGATTCCGATGCCCCTCGCCCAGGACTATCCCCACGCCTACGAGGACGATAAGGGCCCCATAACCGGCGGCATGGGCTCATACTCATGCGCGAACGGCCTGCTCCCCTTCGTGACGCGCGAGGACTACGAAAAGGCCCTTGAAACTTTGAAAGCGACCGTTGAAGCCATGCGGAAGAACGGAACGCCCTACAAGGGGATCCTCTACGGCCAGTTCATGCTGAGCAAAGATGGGCCCGTTCTCATAGAATACAACGCCCGTTTCGGCGACCCCGAGGCGATGAACGTCCTCCCGCTCCTCAGGACGAGCCTGCTTGAGATCGCTGAGGGAATCGTTGACGGCAACCTCAGGAAGGCGGAGTTTGAGAACAAAGCCACCGTCGTCAAGTACCTCGCACCGAGGGGCTATCCAACGAACCCGGTTAAAGGCGTTAAGGTCGGGGTAGATGAGGAGGCCGTTGTTAAATCCGGGGCTAGGCTCTACTACGCGTCCATTGATGAGAACTTTACGCTCCTCGGTTCGCGCGCCATAGCGGTCGTTGGAATCGCCGAATCCCTCGATGAAGCCGAGAGCATAGCCCAGAATGCCATTGGCCATGTGCGTGGTGAACTGTTCTACAGGCGCGACGTTGGGACGTGGAGAAGCGTGGAGAAGAGAATACGCGTTATGAGGGAGCTCGGAAAGGATTTTGAGCCGAATTTATGCTGA
- the purE gene encoding 5-(carboxyamino)imidazole ribonucleotide mutase, with protein MKVLVVMGSRSDSHIAEKVTAVLDEFGVEYDVEVASAHRNPKKVEELAKKDYDVFIAIAGLSAALPGVIAAHTVKQVIGVPVSAKLNGLDALLSIAQLPPGVPVATVGIDNGKNAALLAIEILALKDENLGKKLEEYRERMRA; from the coding sequence ATGAAGGTGCTCGTGGTTATGGGAAGCAGGAGCGACTCCCATATAGCGGAGAAGGTTACGGCAGTTCTCGACGAGTTTGGCGTTGAGTACGACGTTGAGGTCGCCTCGGCCCACAGGAATCCGAAGAAGGTTGAAGAGCTAGCTAAGAAGGACTACGACGTTTTCATAGCGATAGCGGGCCTGAGCGCAGCTTTGCCAGGAGTCATAGCGGCGCACACGGTCAAGCAGGTGATAGGCGTCCCGGTCTCGGCCAAACTGAACGGCCTCGACGCGCTACTCAGCATCGCCCAGCTGCCGCCGGGGGTTCCAGTAGCGACGGTCGGCATAGACAACGGCAAGAACGCCGCTTTGCTCGCGATAGAAATCCTTGCCCTGAAGGACGAAAACCTGGGGAAGAAGCTTGAAGAGTACAGGGAAAGGATGCGGGCGTAA
- the purT gene encoding phosphoribosylglycinamide formyltransferase 2: MIKLRDELGTAMTDSAQKILLLGSGELGKEIAIEAQRLGVEVVALDRYANAPAMQVAHRSYVGDMRKADFLFSVVEREKPDAIIPEIEAINLDALFELEKDGYFVVPNAKATWIAMHRERTRETLVKEAKVPTSRYAYATTLDELYEACEKIGYPCHTKAIMSSSGKGSYFVKGPEDVPKAWEVAKKKARGSAEKIIVEEHIDFDVEITELAVRHYDENGEIVTTFPKPVGHYQIDGDYHSSWQPAEISGKAEREVYRIAKRITDVLGGLGLFGVEMFVKGDKVWANEVSPRPHDTGMVTLASHPTGFSEFGLHLRAVLGLPIPGEWVEGYRLFPLLTPAATHVIKANVSGYSPGFRGLSKALSVPNATVRLFGKPEAYPGRRLGVALAWAKDIAEAKRRAEMVAHAVELRTRSSGWHQQDYERRKHLL; the protein is encoded by the coding sequence ATGATTAAGCTCCGCGATGAACTCGGAACGGCCATGACCGACTCGGCCCAAAAGATACTCCTCCTCGGGAGCGGTGAGCTCGGGAAGGAGATAGCCATCGAGGCCCAGAGGCTCGGCGTTGAAGTTGTGGCCCTCGATAGATACGCCAACGCTCCGGCCATGCAGGTTGCACACCGCTCCTACGTCGGTGACATGCGTAAGGCTGACTTCCTCTTCTCGGTCGTCGAGAGGGAAAAGCCCGACGCGATAATCCCTGAGATAGAGGCCATAAACCTCGACGCTCTCTTCGAGCTGGAGAAAGACGGCTACTTCGTGGTTCCGAACGCAAAGGCAACTTGGATAGCGATGCACCGCGAGAGGACTAGGGAGACGCTCGTGAAGGAAGCTAAAGTTCCAACCTCGCGCTACGCCTATGCGACTACGCTCGACGAGCTCTACGAGGCCTGCGAGAAGATAGGCTACCCCTGCCACACCAAGGCCATAATGAGCTCCTCTGGAAAGGGCTCCTACTTCGTGAAGGGACCGGAGGACGTTCCAAAGGCCTGGGAGGTGGCCAAGAAGAAGGCCCGCGGCAGCGCCGAGAAGATAATCGTCGAGGAGCACATAGACTTCGACGTTGAGATAACCGAGCTTGCCGTCAGGCACTACGACGAGAACGGTGAGATCGTTACCACCTTCCCGAAGCCGGTCGGCCACTACCAGATTGACGGCGACTATCATTCCAGCTGGCAGCCGGCCGAGATAAGCGGGAAGGCCGAGCGAGAGGTTTACCGCATAGCCAAGCGCATCACCGACGTTCTCGGCGGCCTCGGACTGTTCGGCGTTGAGATGTTCGTTAAGGGCGACAAGGTCTGGGCGAACGAGGTCTCCCCGAGGCCCCACGACACGGGCATGGTAACCCTCGCCTCCCACCCGACTGGCTTCTCGGAGTTTGGACTCCACCTCAGGGCGGTCCTCGGCCTCCCGATTCCCGGCGAGTGGGTTGAAGGTTATCGCCTGTTCCCGCTCCTGACGCCAGCAGCTACACACGTAATCAAGGCCAACGTTTCAGGCTACTCCCCGGGCTTCCGCGGTCTTTCAAAGGCCCTCAGCGTCCCGAACGCGACGGTGAGGCTCTTCGGGAAGCCCGAAGCTTATCCTGGAAGGAGGCTCGGCGTCGCCTTGGCTTGGGCCAAAGACATTGCCGAGGCAAAGAGACGTGCCGAGATGGTTGCCCACGCTGTGGAGCTTAGAACCCGGAGTTCGGGTTGGCATCAACAGGATTACGAAAGGAGAAAGCACCTGCTATAA
- the purM gene encoding phosphoribosylformylglycinamidine cyclo-ligase, which translates to MFTYAQAGVDDEKTARALKGIIGLAKATFEFRRGKPGEPAENLGHYAALLDFRDFYLAMTTDGVGTKVLVAEAVGKFDTIGIDMIAMNVNDLLCVGAEPVALVDYLAVKEPDEKVFGEIGKGLHEGARQAGVAIVGGETAVMPDLINGFDLAGTAIGVVDREKVITGEKIRPGDAVIGIASSGIHSNGLTLARKLLIPKYGLDYEYEGRKLWEWLLEPTRIYVKAVLELLESVEVHGLAHITGGGLTNLKRLTNHGFRLKMPPIDGIFKLVHENGVPLEEMFRVFNMGVGFVAVVPQGEKEAALEILNKHFESFELGTVTERPGITIENYGVRL; encoded by the coding sequence ATGTTTACCTACGCCCAGGCGGGAGTTGATGACGAGAAAACTGCGAGGGCCCTTAAAGGAATCATAGGGCTCGCAAAAGCGACCTTCGAGTTCAGGAGAGGAAAACCCGGTGAACCGGCCGAGAATCTGGGCCATTACGCAGCTTTACTTGACTTCCGTGACTTCTACCTTGCCATGACGACCGATGGAGTTGGAACCAAGGTGCTCGTTGCCGAGGCCGTTGGAAAGTTCGACACGATAGGGATAGACATGATAGCCATGAACGTGAACGACCTGCTCTGCGTTGGGGCGGAGCCGGTTGCCCTCGTCGATTACCTTGCCGTAAAGGAGCCGGACGAGAAGGTTTTTGGGGAAATAGGGAAGGGCCTCCACGAGGGGGCAAGACAGGCGGGAGTGGCGATAGTCGGCGGGGAAACGGCGGTTATGCCCGATTTGATAAACGGCTTCGACTTGGCGGGAACCGCCATCGGCGTGGTGGATAGAGAGAAGGTCATCACGGGTGAGAAGATAAGGCCCGGCGATGCGGTTATTGGCATAGCGAGTTCGGGAATCCACTCCAACGGCCTGACCCTTGCAAGGAAGCTTCTAATCCCTAAATACGGCCTCGACTACGAGTACGAAGGCAGGAAGCTCTGGGAGTGGCTTTTGGAGCCAACGAGGATTTACGTGAAGGCGGTTCTTGAGCTGCTGGAAAGTGTCGAGGTTCACGGCCTGGCACACATAACCGGCGGCGGGCTGACCAACCTCAAGCGCCTCACGAACCACGGCTTCAGGCTGAAGATGCCACCCATTGATGGTATATTCAAGCTCGTCCACGAGAACGGCGTTCCGCTGGAGGAGATGTTCCGCGTTTTCAACATGGGGGTCGGCTTCGTCGCGGTGGTCCCGCAGGGGGAGAAGGAGGCCGCTTTGGAAATCCTAAACAAACACTTCGAGAGCTTTGAGCTTGGAACCGTCACGGAAAGGCCAGGAATAACGATAGAGAACTACGGGGTAAGGCTTTAA
- a CDS encoding metallophosphoesterase, whose product MRPRPVPEKAVLLGKDLVIADLHIGFEESMAREGNYVPNLLDRLIQEVLAVVKKERPKRLIIDGDLKHSFVPFRREREELERFFDALEGEVDEIIVVRGNHDPGILWLRERGVEIVDRLEVGGWTLVHGHRLEEGERFIIGHEHPAIRLRDEVGASVKVPAFLWGERLIVLPAFSPWAYGNDVTRERVSPFLQKFGTSKLRVLVPVEGELLDFGELGRLAKILKRLGPV is encoded by the coding sequence ATGAGGCCGAGGCCCGTTCCTGAGAAAGCGGTCCTGCTGGGAAAAGATCTGGTAATAGCGGACCTCCACATAGGATTTGAGGAATCGATGGCCAGGGAGGGCAACTACGTCCCCAACCTCCTCGACAGGCTTATCCAAGAGGTTCTGGCCGTTGTGAAAAAGGAAAGGCCGAAGAGGCTCATCATCGACGGCGACCTGAAGCACTCGTTCGTCCCGTTCAGGCGGGAACGGGAGGAGCTGGAGAGATTCTTCGACGCCCTTGAGGGCGAAGTCGATGAGATAATAGTGGTCAGGGGAAATCACGACCCGGGAATACTGTGGCTGAGGGAGAGGGGAGTTGAAATCGTGGACAGGTTAGAAGTCGGAGGGTGGACCCTGGTCCATGGCCACAGGCTGGAGGAAGGAGAGAGGTTCATAATCGGCCACGAACACCCCGCAATAAGGCTGAGGGACGAGGTGGGGGCAAGCGTGAAGGTACCGGCTTTTCTGTGGGGCGAGAGGCTTATCGTCCTGCCAGCCTTCAGTCCCTGGGCCTACGGTAACGATGTGACGAGGGAGAGAGTTTCGCCGTTCCTTCAGAAGTTCGGCACCTCAAAGTTGCGCGTGCTGGTGCCCGTCGAGGGAGAGCTCCTGGATTTTGGGGAGCTGGGAAGGCTTGCCAAAATCCTCAAGAGGCTCGGCCCAGTTTGA